In Cyprinus carpio isolate SPL01 chromosome A5, ASM1834038v1, whole genome shotgun sequence, the sequence AACGGCAAGGTTGTCAAACTACGGTCCGGGACAAATTCCGGAATAGTTcagagaaaaatacagtaaaaaataaatgaaagaaagcaaataaataaagaaaaatattatttattgttattattaatagttgtttatttttttttataaattttttattgatgtattttgtTGCTGCTTCGCAAGGGCAACATCATAATTGGGGgtctataactttttaaaaaagttttgaaaagttaaGAGGCATTAACTTTTATCTTAAGAGAATCTGCTAACAGACAGTATGCAATACAAAAAGTATGAAGTGTGTTGGAAGATCctaatgtgtgcgtgtgtgtgtgtgtgtatgtgggggtCGAGTATATCCACCTGTTTCAGGTCATGTTCAGGCATGAAgacatgtcagtcaaacctcaGGCCATGTGACCAAATATAACAACACATCCCTCAAACATGACAAAGAACCTTGCACCGCTCTAACAGTACATGTATGTTAGTgtctgtgtgtacagtatgtatatacttaaccatattttgaggacaaatttgtacccaagaGTAAGCCAAGACTGACTAAAACCTCTATTTGGGGAAGTCTTTTCTgcaaaaatagcataaaaatattatatttgggGTGGTGTTTTCTTTtatgatagaatagaataatattgtattttatttattttttttttttttgttttttcaacagaAGTCTactaaatgtatgtatttagttTAGTTGGTTAATTGAGTTTGTTTTTAGTTGGTTTGTTAATAGATgctggacctttttttttttgggactaaattcagaaattaaatttgaatactTAAGTAATTTTCACAGCTGCCATTTATTGATTTTTGACCATAACTGAttattagctttattaaaattgGTGTAACcctatatttttgtgtgtatttgcaggTGGGCACACAACAGTAATGGGAGACTGGGACTTTCTTGGGAAGCTTTTGCAAAGTGCCCAGGAACACTCCACAGTGGTGGGCAAAGTCTGGCTCACCGTACTCTTCATCTTCCGCATCTTGGTGCTCGGTGCTGCCGCAGAGAAGGTTTGGGGCGATGAGCAGTCTGGTTTCACCTGTGACACCAAACAACCTGGTTGTCAGAATGTATGTTATGATATAACCTTCCCAATCTCTCACATCCGATTCTGGGTGCTTCAGATCATCTTTGTCTCCACTCCAACATTGATCTACCTGGGCCACATCCTGCACCTGGTGCACATGGAGCAGAAACAAAAACGCAATGAGGCAAGCGGGGCAGACAAACAGGGacttttgagcaccaaatctggaAAAGGTCCCATACGTGATGAACAGGGGAAGATCTGTCTGCAAGGAGTCTTGCTACGCACGTATGTCTTCAACATCATCTTTAAAACAATGTTTGAAGTGGGCTTCATTGTGGCACAGTACTTCCTATATGGATTTGAGCTCAAGCCACTGTACACCTGCAACAGATGGCCCTGTCCCAACACTGTCAACTGCTACATCTCACGACCTACAGAAAAAACCATTTTTATTGTGTTCATGCTGGCCGTGGCTTGTGTCTCTCTGCTGCTCAACCTGGTGGAGATGTATCACCTGGGTTTCACCAAATGCCGTCAGGGTCTCCGATACAGGCGCTCACATTCTGTCTGCGACACTGAATCTAAAGTGCCCAGTGAGGTGGTTCCATTTGTGCCAAACTACCCATATTTTCCAGCTCACGCACCACCTCCGGCTCCCTTTCCCACCGAGCCACACTTCAACCTCTCAGAACCCGATGGAACTTTCCCGGCACACGGCAGCCGCTCTGTTTACAAGCAGAACCGAGAGAACATGGCTGTAGAGCGCAGTGGGAAACCAGATGCTGCAGATGTCAAGATCAGCAAAACAGGGAATTCTGTACCCGGATCACCAAGCCAGCAATGCAGGCCTGGCCATTCGAGTCGATACAGCAACAAGACCAGAATGGATGACCTCAAAATCTGACCAGAAGGAAACAAGACTCCATCACTGATACGAGGCTCTCTTGTTCAGAGTTCGGAACACACAAGAGATTCCCTCTTTCGCTCACAGACACTGAGCATATGATGAGAATTAATTTACGAAAGTGTCATTTAGAGTATCATCAGAATCAGGGAGTCTGAATGAAAATTGGTGTGATGCTTTACTTGAAATCATTTTGTGGGAATATTGCAATAACTTCATCATTAAAAgtgttatgttgttttattttaactaggggtttttgtttgttgtgttacAAGCTCTAACTTACAAGTTACaggctcgttctaacacgtccccacatgtctcCGTCACtttgtgggaaaatttgcataacgccgcccaaatgttcacgcaaagaaagaaggcgtaacttttattttctctctgtttcacggtgccatgtcgtggagacgctgtgtttcattgtgaaagcaaaactactttgtttggtcttccaaaagaggacacaactagaaatcagtggttaagttatatctgcaacactgttccagaacaattcatcccaaatattcagatgtatgcagtgcattttgcggaggacaagcactgtttcctgtgagagtagcctacaatgccggtgtctgtttctataaagtggggcaattccaactttcaAGGatagtctggcgcttctgacacacagtctgtaagtacgttttcatatgtaaatgatttgccactgatgattcaaatgccagttttgagcagtgtagagtaactgttagagctaGTTATTTGtcttttctccgatcacaaatgcagacctggttttatgtttacgcagcgccaTACGCAAcccaacgtgtaaaaagacagtacaagtcattataatcagtaattatgtccacactggatgcaataaatgcctcgtttgtaatgggttttattgtttttgtctggtcgtgccagGACACGCCATCACAGTGttaagggcgtaacatttccatcacacaaaaaaaaataaaaattatgagtCATTATGACAAATTTtgtcaattataatttttttgtcataattttaaccttttgtcatcattttgattttaatgtcataattatgaatagttgtcatattttttacttatgtcaaaatgatgcatttcaacattttatgtcataattatgatttactgaaacatttttttctcatgcatCGGAAAAGGGCTTTCATAGTcatgataatttaaaatgaattaaaatgcttttcaattaccaacaaaaaaatatgtaggaGATTTATGggtaaaatgtgaatatttgaatattatggGGTTTTTTGGGTGGGGGAACTGACTGTTGAGGAAAGCTATTTTTTCAGTGGCAACACTAATCACATTTTACAAGTCAACAGCTTACAACAGTTATTTCATCCAGACTTGGCGGACTGTCTTTACCAGGTGTTTACAATATGTCTATGGCCTGTTTAAATCTTTTTAGCCAGAGAACCAACACTGTATGTTTGTACCGTCCACACATGTAAACATGAATGATATAAAGCAAAGTtgctatgtgtgtgttcacttcttaAATAAACACTGGACACTATTCTTAGAGAGCTGAAATGAGTACTCAGAGACactttctatgtgtgtgtgtgtgtgtgtgtgtccggttCGAAACTTGAGACAGGTCTGGCAGACGGATGGGAAGGAGCACTGATTGGCTAAATCTGTTTCATTAGGCAAGAGTACAGATTGATTAATATTTCAGCAGATCCAAAAAGTTTAAAGTGTCACTGAAAGGTTATGGACTGTTATCGCCTCTCTTCCTCTGCTCTAAAAACCTGGGGAGCtgccttacatttacatttatcagacacttttatccaaagcaacttacagggCATTCAGTCTAACATTTTTTACcaaacatgtgttccctgggaatcaaacccacaaccttttgcgctgctaatgcaatgctctgccactgagccacaggaacactatgcTGTTTATTTGCTGTCTACTGTCCTTCAAATGCTATCAAAGAAGACTATTCAAAGTAGACtatcttttacattttgaaaagccACATGACCCTTTCCCTCACAGGGAGACAACAACCTCTGCTTAAAGCTGACATGAACTGAAAATACAGccaattttctaaatgcatgttttgtgtgtgaataatCAATCCATGcatgttattagtattattatttataataataataatgataataataataataattcttaattaaaatagCATTAACTCCGATCAGCCAGTAAAaggacagacttctctctggtgatgtatgctGGACATTTTCCAATAATTTATTCTGCTGAAACCTGTCCCTCCCCAATCACATTTACCTTTAAATGCAATTcacacatctcaaaatccaatcagcAACCGAtgaaaagaacctttttttttttttttttcgataatcTGTCAATATTTCCATTTTGTTGCAACTAAATGGATCCCAATTAGGAGATCAAAGGCTGTCCTGAATGAATGTCAATGGAAGAGTGTTATGTAAATTAGTGCGCTAAATGAATTGCCTTTGTGTGGAAACATTGTGTTGCATAATGAATCTTCAGCTTTGTTGCTAATCTTCAATGTTtaccattacattttcattttggagaaaTCATGCTTGCTATAAAATCAAAGGGAAAAGTGTGATTTAAGATGAGCACCACACTCTATTTTGATGGTTTTCTTTTAGGATTATGTAGTGTCATAAAAACGTGAAAAACAGAGCCCAAGAGGTTACAATCTCCCCTTTTTAAGCAATTCGTGCATGTCTCACAACAGGTGCTGCCATAGTGGCAAGAGTCAGAGGCATAGCGTCTAGGTATGCACGTGCATATGGGCCGGGGCTGATTGGGGGCCGCGAAGGGGGACCTTAAATTAAAACCAGGGAACGTATTCTTAATTCGTGGCCACAATAAATATAGGCaaaaaaggttgttgttttttttaaatatgtaaatgtttttttattttttgtctgcatgtcatgtgcatgGCTCGGTAATTTCTTGTGTGCATTTGTTACGTTGCTGCCATAGAAATGCgtcataatttaaaaactatacGTGTAAACGCTGCATTTCCACAAGAAGACTTAAATTAAACACCATGGACATTGTGTATGAATTTACCGAAAAAGGTCCatagaattaaatgaaattaattacaaCTAGAATGTGAGCAtcctatttcttctttctttccgtTTTTTGGGGGCTTCTttctttccgtttttttttttcccacagtgaATAAAGTTAATTCATGTGAAAATACCACCTactccaataaataaataaatgaataaaaagattgATTCACATGCCGCGTGAACTGTGGCGAATACAGTGATCTCACGTCACATTAAAgagcagaaaaacacatttattgtattatattaaaagtaacaaaacagGCTTATTGCGATTATTGAGTGGCTGgtgtgctacaaataatgaatggacgaaaacgttaaatattatttacaagcATTTATGccgtcaataaaacagcttgtcaGTAGTCATGTTATTTTACCCCAGAAACTGTGACTTATCAAAGGCAGCTTCAGCATCACAGCAGGGACCTATCTGAATGCATGTAGTCTTGCATTGATCACATC encodes:
- the LOC109090447 gene encoding gap junction alpha-3 protein-like, which translates into the protein MGDWDFLGKLLQSAQEHSTVVGKVWLTVLFIFRILVLGAAAEKVWGDEQSGFTCDTKQPGCQNVCYDITFPISHIRFWVLQIIFVSTPTLIYLGHILHLVHMEQKQKRNEASGADKQGLLSTKSGKGPIRDEQGKICLQGVLLRTYVFNIIFKTMFEVGFIVAQYFLYGFELKPLYTCNRWPCPNTVNCYISRPTEKTIFIVFMLAVACVSLLLNLVEMYHLGFTKCRQGLRYRRSHSVCDTESKVPSEVVPFVPNYPYFPAHAPPPAPFPTEPHFNLSEPDGTFPAHGSRSVYKQNRENMAVERSGKPDAADVKISKTGNSVPGSPSQQCRPGHSSRYSNKTRMDDLKI